A genomic segment from Nocardia cyriacigeorgica GUH-2 encodes:
- a CDS encoding MerR family transcriptional regulator, translated as MGAGTRTGEWSIQDLAKAAGTTSRTLRHYGELGLLPPSRIGTNGYRYYDQDSLVRLQRILLLRDLGLGLPVIADVLAGEQDTTAALHTHLELLRQEQDRIRRRIESVNSTLRKMERGEKLVAAEVFDGFDHTQYKDEVIERWGKEAYESGDRWWRSLSEADKAAFQQTQLDIAADFGRARAAGLEPGSDEVQAITQRHYEWVSGGYQGKRPGADHFAGLGEMYVADPRFGQNYDRHGEGTAELVRDAMRIYAERNLR; from the coding sequence ATGGGAGCGGGCACCCGGACCGGTGAATGGTCCATTCAGGATCTGGCCAAGGCGGCCGGTACCACCAGCCGCACGCTGCGCCACTACGGCGAGCTGGGGCTGTTGCCGCCGAGCCGGATCGGGACCAACGGGTACCGCTATTACGACCAGGACTCTCTCGTGCGGTTGCAACGCATCCTGTTGCTGCGAGATCTCGGCCTCGGCCTGCCGGTCATCGCCGATGTGCTCGCCGGTGAGCAGGACACCACCGCTGCACTGCATACGCACCTGGAACTGCTTCGGCAGGAACAGGATCGGATCCGGCGTCGGATCGAGTCGGTGAACTCAACGCTGCGCAAAATGGAAAGAGGTGAAAAGCTCGTGGCAGCAGAAGTTTTCGACGGGTTCGACCACACCCAGTACAAGGACGAGGTCATCGAGCGGTGGGGCAAGGAGGCCTACGAGAGCGGTGACCGCTGGTGGCGCTCGCTGAGCGAGGCCGACAAGGCCGCCTTCCAGCAGACCCAGCTCGATATCGCCGCCGATTTCGGCCGGGCCCGCGCGGCCGGGCTCGAACCCGGCAGCGACGAGGTGCAGGCCATCACCCAGCGTCACTACGAGTGGGTGTCCGGCGGCTACCAGGGCAAGCGCCCCGGCGCCGACCATTTCGCCGGACTCGGCGAGATGTACGTCGCCGACCCGCGTTTCGGTCAGAACTACGACCGGCACGGCGAGGGCACCGCCGAACTCGTCCGTGACGCCATGCGGATCTACGCCGAGCGCAACCTCCGCTAG
- the glf gene encoding UDP-galactopyranose mutase yields the protein MTVASSPGNSASSDSTFDLIVVGSGFFGLTVAERTATLLGKRVLVLDRRHHIGGNAYSEPDPETGIEVHKYGAHLFHTSNKRVWDYVTQFTEFTNYQHRVFAMHKGQAYQFPMGLGLISQFFGRYFTPDEAKALIAEQSAEIDTADAQNLEEKAISLIGRPLYEAFIRDYTAKQWQTDPKELPAGNITRLPVRYTFDNRYFNDTYEGLPKEGYTKWLENMAASDLIEVRLNTDWFDVREEIRAANPDAPVVYTGPLDRYFDYAEGELGWRTIDFETEVLPTGDYQGTSVMNYNDADVPYTRIIEPRHFHPERGYPEDKTVIMREFSRFAQTGDEPYYPINTPEDRAKLLAYRERAKNETATAKVVFGGRLGTYQYLDMHMAIGSALSMFDNVLRPHLESGAPLADSEQA from the coding sequence GTGACCGTCGCATCGTCCCCCGGTAACTCCGCGTCCTCCGATTCCACCTTCGACCTGATCGTGGTCGGCTCCGGCTTCTTCGGGCTGACCGTTGCCGAACGCACCGCCACGCTGCTCGGTAAGCGGGTGCTGGTGCTCGACCGTCGTCACCACATCGGCGGTAACGCCTATTCGGAGCCGGATCCGGAGACCGGGATCGAGGTGCACAAGTACGGTGCGCACCTGTTCCACACCTCGAACAAGCGGGTCTGGGACTACGTGACCCAGTTCACCGAGTTCACCAACTACCAGCACCGCGTGTTCGCGATGCACAAGGGACAGGCCTACCAGTTCCCGATGGGTCTCGGCCTGATCTCGCAGTTCTTCGGTCGCTACTTCACCCCGGACGAGGCCAAGGCGCTGATCGCCGAGCAGTCCGCCGAGATCGACACCGCCGACGCGCAGAACCTCGAGGAGAAGGCGATCTCGCTGATCGGCCGCCCGCTCTACGAGGCGTTCATCCGCGACTACACCGCCAAGCAGTGGCAGACCGACCCCAAGGAACTGCCCGCGGGCAACATCACCCGGTTGCCGGTGCGCTACACATTCGACAACCGCTACTTCAACGACACCTACGAGGGCCTTCCGAAAGAGGGCTACACCAAGTGGCTGGAGAACATGGCGGCCTCCGACCTCATCGAGGTGCGGCTGAACACCGACTGGTTCGACGTGCGCGAGGAGATCCGGGCAGCGAACCCGGACGCGCCGGTGGTCTACACCGGCCCGCTGGACCGCTACTTCGACTACGCCGAGGGTGAGCTGGGCTGGCGCACCATCGACTTCGAGACCGAGGTCCTGCCCACCGGCGACTACCAGGGCACCTCGGTGATGAACTACAACGACGCGGACGTGCCCTACACCCGCATCATCGAGCCGCGCCATTTCCATCCCGAGCGCGGCTACCCCGAGGACAAGACCGTCATCATGCGCGAGTTCTCCCGCTTCGCGCAGACCGGTGACGAGCCGTACTACCCGATCAACACGCCGGAGGACCGCGCCAAGCTGCTGGCCTACCGTGAGCGTGCCAAGAACGAAACCGCAACGGCCAAGGTCGTTTTCGGTGGCCGCCTGGGTACCTACCAGTACCTCGACATGCATATGGCCATCGGTAGCGCGCTGAGCATGTTCGACAATGTGCTCAGGCCGCATCTGGAATCGGGCGCGCCGCTGGCCGACAGCGAGCAGGCTTAG
- a CDS encoding glycosyltransferase gives MTSQPILEEMTTETRAKALLQRIILPRPGEPLDVRTLYLEESPTNARRAHAPTRTSLSVGAESEVSFCTYFNALPASYWRRWSILSSVVLRLELAGHGRVDVYRSKADGSRIHVQGREFAVEPGADSTFVEFETELAPFEDGGWIWFDITTDTAVTLLAGGWYAPVEAPGDGSIAVGMPTFNRPTDAVKTLEALGSDPLVLDQMKAVIIPDQGNRKVVDEPGFAEAAAVLGDRLAIHDQPNLGGSGGYSRVMYEALKTTDAQYIVYMDDDIEIEPDSILRALAFARFAKSPILVGGQMLNLQERSHLHTMGEVVDRGIFMWTAAPNVEYDHDFSKYPLRDRDNSKLLHRRIDVDFNGWWTCVIPRQVAEEIGQPLPLFLKWDDVEYGLRARAAGYPTVTLPGAAVWHMAWSDKDDAIDWQAYFHLRNRLVVASLHLPGDGKPMVVNTVKATLKHLLCLEYSTVAIQNEAIRDFLAGPEGLFDLLPSALGKVHAMRKDYPDAVVLPSSTELPMASHHSVGAVGEPGNPLAKVARLAKGVVHNFRKVDPANHDTPQLNVPTLDARWFLLSQVDGVTVTTADGRGVVYRKRDPRKAAELLKEALRLRKELTARFPEMQQRYRAAHAELTSAAAWEKTFGISQNGIQK, from the coding sequence ATGACCTCGCAACCGATTCTGGAAGAGATGACGACCGAGACCCGAGCCAAGGCGCTGCTGCAACGCATCATCCTGCCGCGGCCGGGTGAACCGCTGGACGTGCGGACCCTCTACCTGGAGGAATCGCCCACCAACGCCCGGCGCGCGCACGCACCGACCCGCACCTCGCTGTCGGTGGGGGCGGAGTCGGAGGTGTCGTTCTGCACCTACTTCAACGCGCTGCCGGCCAGCTACTGGCGCCGGTGGAGCATCCTGAGCTCGGTGGTGCTGCGGCTGGAGCTGGCCGGGCACGGCCGGGTCGACGTCTACCGCTCCAAGGCCGACGGTTCCCGCATCCATGTGCAGGGCCGGGAGTTCGCCGTCGAACCGGGCGCCGATTCGACGTTCGTGGAGTTCGAGACCGAGCTGGCCCCGTTCGAGGACGGCGGCTGGATCTGGTTCGACATCACCACCGACACCGCGGTCACCCTGCTGGCCGGCGGCTGGTACGCGCCGGTCGAGGCGCCCGGTGACGGCAGCATCGCGGTCGGCATGCCGACGTTCAACCGCCCGACCGACGCGGTGAAAACGCTCGAAGCGCTCGGCTCGGATCCGCTGGTGCTCGACCAGATGAAGGCCGTGATCATCCCCGATCAGGGCAACCGCAAGGTCGTCGACGAACCCGGTTTCGCCGAGGCCGCCGCGGTGCTCGGCGACCGGCTGGCCATCCACGATCAGCCCAACCTCGGTGGTTCCGGCGGCTACAGCCGGGTCATGTACGAGGCGCTGAAGACCACCGACGCGCAGTACATCGTCTACATGGACGACGACATCGAGATCGAGCCCGATTCGATCCTGCGCGCGCTGGCCTTCGCCCGGTTCGCCAAATCGCCGATCCTGGTCGGCGGGCAGATGCTCAACCTGCAGGAACGCTCGCATCTGCACACCATGGGCGAGGTCGTCGACCGCGGCATCTTCATGTGGACGGCCGCGCCGAACGTCGAATACGACCACGATTTCTCCAAGTACCCGCTGCGCGACCGGGACAACTCCAAGCTGCTGCACCGGCGCATCGACGTCGACTTCAACGGCTGGTGGACCTGCGTCATCCCGCGGCAGGTGGCCGAGGAGATCGGCCAGCCGCTGCCGTTGTTCCTGAAGTGGGACGACGTCGAATACGGTCTGCGCGCCCGCGCGGCCGGGTACCCGACGGTCACCCTGCCGGGTGCGGCGGTGTGGCATATGGCGTGGAGCGACAAGGACGACGCCATCGACTGGCAGGCCTACTTCCACCTGCGTAACCGCCTGGTCGTCGCGTCGCTGCATTTGCCGGGCGATGGCAAGCCGATGGTGGTGAACACCGTCAAGGCCACCCTCAAGCATCTGCTCTGCCTCGAGTACTCCACGGTCGCGATCCAGAACGAGGCGATCCGCGATTTCCTCGCCGGTCCGGAGGGCCTGTTCGATCTGCTGCCGAGTGCGCTGGGCAAGGTCCACGCGATGCGCAAGGACTACCCGGACGCCGTCGTGCTGCCGTCGTCGACGGAACTGCCGATGGCCAGCCACCACAGCGTCGGCGCGGTCGGCGAGCCCGGCAACCCGCTGGCCAAGGTGGCGCGCCTGGCCAAGGGTGTGGTGCACAACTTCCGCAAGGTCGATCCGGCCAACCACGACACCCCGCAGCTGAACGTGCCGACGCTGGACGCGCGCTGGTTCCTGCTGTCGCAGGTCGACGGCGTCACCGTCACCACCGCCGACGGCCGTGGCGTCGTCTACCGCAAGCGCGATCCGCGCAAGGCCGCCGAGCTGCTCAAGGAAGCGCTGCGGCTGCGTAAGGAACTCACCGCCCGTTTCCCGGAGATGCAGCAGCGCTACCGGGCCGCCCATGCCGAGCTGACCAGTGCGGCGGCGTGGGAGAAGACCTTCGGCATCAGCCAGAACGGAATCCAGAAGTGA
- a CDS encoding phosphatase PAP2 family protein, whose amino-acid sequence MNPSLPLVDPADEGCGGACACSGEYVEVPREVAIINAVQSTIGANPAVVSAARGMSHFGEHALGWVGIAAAGWLVDKPRRRQWAGVAVGAVGAHAASIVIKRVVRRPRPNDPSVQVNVSTPSKLSFPSSHATSTAAAAVLLGRLTGLPLPAVLVPPMVLSRVVLGVHYPSDVLAGSALGAASAAALLGTEKRLASRRARKPRHERRARRRQLA is encoded by the coding sequence ATGAACCCGAGCCTGCCCCTGGTCGACCCGGCCGATGAGGGCTGCGGCGGCGCCTGCGCGTGCAGCGGCGAATACGTCGAGGTCCCGCGCGAGGTCGCGATCATCAACGCGGTGCAGTCCACCATCGGCGCCAACCCGGCCGTGGTGTCGGCCGCCCGCGGCATGTCGCATTTCGGTGAGCACGCCCTCGGCTGGGTCGGTATCGCCGCCGCCGGCTGGCTGGTCGACAAGCCGCGCCGCAGGCAGTGGGCCGGGGTCGCGGTCGGCGCGGTCGGTGCGCACGCGGCCTCGATCGTGATCAAGCGGGTGGTCCGGCGTCCGCGGCCGAACGATCCGTCGGTGCAGGTCAACGTGTCGACGCCGAGCAAGCTGAGCTTCCCGTCCTCGCACGCCACCTCCACCGCCGCCGCTGCGGTGTTGCTCGGCCGATTGACCGGGCTACCCTTGCCTGCGGTGCTCGTCCCGCCGATGGTCTTGTCGCGGGTCGTGCTCGGGGTGCACTATCCCTCCGACGTACTCGCCGGTTCCGCGCTCGGCGCGGCGTCGGCGGCCGCCCTGCTCGGCACCGAGAAGCGGCTGGCTTCGCGACGGGCCCGCAAACCGCGGCACGAGCGACGAGCCCGGAGGAGGCAGCTTGCGTAA
- a CDS encoding decaprenyl-phosphate phosphoribosyltransferase — protein sequence MSEEPTGADLAEAVVKGPPKTLAGGLIKAVRPRQWVKNVLVLAAPLAAGPDVLSDASVLGHVAIAFVVFCMAASGIYLVNDSMDVEADRAHPTKRYRPIAAGVVPVNLAYLLAVVLLAGSILGSLLASWQLAVVMAVYIGIQLAYCFGLKHQAVLDICIVSSGFLLRAVAGGAAADIELSQWFLLVMAFGSLFMAAGKRYAELQIALGTGAKIRKSLEYYTPTYLRFVWTLAATGLVIFYGLWAFQQGEKNETIWYAISMVPFTIAVLRYAVDVDGGEAGEPEEIALGDRILQFLAIAWIGAVGVAVYLT from the coding sequence ATGAGTGAAGAGCCGACCGGCGCCGATCTGGCCGAAGCCGTCGTCAAGGGCCCGCCCAAGACCCTGGCCGGTGGCCTGATCAAGGCCGTTCGGCCGCGTCAGTGGGTCAAGAACGTCCTGGTGCTGGCCGCGCCGCTGGCCGCGGGTCCCGATGTCCTCAGCGATGCCTCGGTGCTCGGGCATGTCGCGATCGCCTTCGTCGTGTTCTGTATGGCGGCCTCCGGCATCTACCTGGTCAACGACTCGATGGACGTCGAGGCCGACCGCGCCCACCCGACCAAGCGCTACCGGCCGATCGCCGCCGGTGTGGTGCCGGTGAACCTGGCCTACCTGCTCGCCGTCGTGCTGCTGGCCGGTTCGATCCTCGGTTCGCTGCTGGCCTCCTGGCAGCTCGCGGTCGTGATGGCGGTCTACATCGGCATCCAGCTCGCCTACTGCTTCGGGCTCAAGCATCAGGCCGTGCTCGACATCTGCATCGTGTCCTCGGGCTTCCTGCTGCGCGCCGTCGCCGGTGGCGCGGCCGCCGATATCGAGCTGTCGCAGTGGTTCCTGCTGGTCATGGCCTTCGGCTCGCTGTTCATGGCGGCCGGTAAGCGCTACGCCGAATTGCAGATCGCGCTGGGCACCGGCGCCAAGATCCGCAAGTCGCTGGAGTACTACACCCCCACGTACCTGCGCTTCGTCTGGACCCTCGCGGCGACCGGCCTGGTGATCTTCTACGGGCTGTGGGCGTTCCAGCAGGGCGAGAAGAACGAAACCATCTGGTACGCGATTTCGATGGTGCCGTTCACCATCGCAGTCCTGCGGTACGCGGTCGACGTCGATGGCGGCGAGGCCGGCGAACCCGAAGAGATCGCACTGGGGGACCGGATCCTCCAGTTCCTCGCAATCGCCTGGATCGGAGCGGTAGGTGTCGCTGTCTATCTCACCTGA
- the zomB gene encoding flagellar motor control protein ZomB, which translates to MLVAGAEGTEYADRAAAEEQPAPASRIARLSRATFVGGVVLTAALFAIGGWQRRWIADDGLIVLRTVRNLLAGNGPVFNAGERVETNTSTAWTYIVWFFSWLTQARLEYVVLGVALTLSVLAIVFAMLGSARLWGGSSSALLLPAGALAYIAVPPARDYVTSGLESGLVICWLGLLFWLMVRWSQAEQVRVPGLLGLVFLAGLAPLIRPEMTLVGGLALLMIFLAPMPAGRLRPSLLRVLIVAVAGLLPLGYQIWRMGYYGLPYPNTAVAKDAGGAKWEQGFTYLWDLVGPYFLWVPLLILLAAGIVAARAGRVGAEKAAADRDSEDDKPRWTLRFRTWLRSPGAVVALMLGSGVILTIYALRVGGDFMHGRMLLSQLFCLLAPVMVLPLRLPEAGLRSIPVRSGAFVATSLALVGTVVWALLAMGTTAITTGTKISSSGIVDERVYYVLNTGHDHPILAEDYLDYARMRPMVNDIMANPNGGLLLNSPSFMFWYVAPPPQPIPEGGAGHTVYFLNLGMTSMNVPLDVRVIDPMGLAYPLAAHTERLEDGRIGHDKSLFPDWVIVDTGMVDQKPWMPWYLDEKWVTQARVAMSCPQTHALLLSYRGELTWDRFKHNLRNALNFAKYRIERVPKYEIQRCGLVDPYPQPPR; encoded by the coding sequence ATGCTGGTAGCGGGAGCGGAGGGAACCGAATACGCGGACCGGGCGGCTGCCGAGGAGCAGCCCGCCCCGGCCTCGCGTATCGCCCGACTATCCCGGGCCACATTCGTCGGTGGGGTGGTGCTGACCGCCGCACTGTTCGCGATCGGTGGCTGGCAACGTCGCTGGATCGCCGACGACGGCCTGATCGTGCTGCGCACCGTGCGCAATCTGCTCGCGGGCAACGGCCCGGTGTTCAACGCGGGCGAGCGGGTCGAAACCAATACCAGTACCGCGTGGACCTACATCGTCTGGTTCTTCAGCTGGCTCACCCAGGCCCGGCTGGAGTACGTGGTGCTCGGCGTCGCGCTGACGTTGTCGGTGCTGGCGATCGTGTTCGCCATGCTGGGTTCGGCGCGGCTGTGGGGCGGCTCGTCCTCGGCGCTGCTGCTGCCGGCCGGCGCCCTGGCCTACATCGCGGTGCCGCCCGCGCGTGACTATGTGACCTCCGGACTGGAGAGCGGCCTGGTGATCTGCTGGCTCGGCCTGCTGTTCTGGCTGATGGTGCGGTGGAGCCAGGCCGAACAGGTGCGGGTTCCCGGACTGCTCGGGCTGGTGTTCTTGGCCGGTCTGGCGCCGCTGATCCGTCCGGAGATGACGCTGGTCGGCGGCCTGGCGCTGCTGATGATCTTCCTGGCGCCGATGCCCGCCGGACGGCTGCGCCCGAGCCTGCTGCGCGTGCTCATCGTCGCGGTGGCCGGGCTGTTGCCGCTGGGCTACCAGATCTGGCGGATGGGCTATTACGGTCTGCCGTACCCGAATACGGCCGTGGCCAAGGACGCAGGCGGCGCGAAATGGGAGCAGGGCTTCACCTACCTGTGGGATCTGGTCGGGCCGTACTTCCTGTGGGTTCCGCTGCTGATCCTGCTGGCTGCAGGCATCGTGGCGGCGCGCGCCGGACGGGTCGGTGCCGAAAAGGCCGCCGCCGACCGCGATTCCGAGGACGACAAGCCGCGCTGGACGCTCCGGTTCCGGACCTGGCTGCGCTCGCCGGGCGCGGTCGTCGCGCTGATGCTCGGCAGCGGCGTCATCCTCACCATCTACGCCCTGCGCGTCGGCGGCGATTTCATGCACGGCCGGATGCTGCTGTCGCAGCTGTTCTGCCTGCTCGCTCCGGTCATGGTGCTGCCGCTGCGGCTGCCCGAGGCCGGGCTGCGGTCGATCCCGGTGCGTAGCGGTGCCTTCGTGGCGACCTCGCTCGCGCTGGTGGGCACCGTGGTGTGGGCGCTGCTGGCGATGGGCACCACCGCGATCACCACCGGTACCAAGATCAGCTCGTCCGGCATCGTCGACGAACGCGTCTACTACGTGCTCAACACCGGCCACGACCACCCGATCCTGGCCGAGGACTACCTCGACTACGCCCGGATGCGGCCCATGGTCAACGACATCATGGCCAACCCCAACGGCGGTCTGCTGCTGAATTCGCCGTCGTTCATGTTCTGGTACGTGGCGCCGCCGCCGCAGCCCATTCCCGAGGGCGGCGCCGGGCACACCGTCTACTTCCTGAACCTGGGCATGACCAGCATGAACGTCCCGCTGGACGTGCGCGTGATCGACCCGATGGGCCTGGCCTATCCGCTGGCCGCGCACACCGAACGGCTCGAGGACGGCCGCATCGGCCACGACAAGAGCCTGTTCCCGGACTGGGTCATCGTCGACACCGGCATGGTCGATCAGAAGCCGTGGATGCCCTGGTACCTGGACGAGAAGTGGGTGACCCAGGCGCGGGTGGCGATGTCGTGCCCGCAGACCCATGCGCTGCTGCTGTCCTACCGCGGCGAGCTGACATGGGATCGGTTCAAGCACAACCTCCGCAACGCGTTGAACTTCGCGAAGTACCGTATCGAGCGGGTGCCCAAGTACGAGATCCAGCGTTGCGGGTTGGTCGATCCCTACCCCCAGCCGCCGCGCTAG
- a CDS encoding alpha/beta hydrolase, whose amino-acid sequence MRGVIARRAHGGRPGVRRAGSWLKRSMLLSLAVLLPLGASVAGPGATASAAFNPAGIDFWVDSEMGPIKSRVFRAADGNTNRVVYALDGMRARGDLNGWEIETEVVRELTKWNINVVMPVGGPSSFYADWNGPSDFLGLNTGSAGSSSGSSSGSAATGSSGWTETLGKTNTYKWETFLTQHLRWALRDRLGFNPNNNGVFGLSMGGSAALTLAAYHPEQFSFAGSYSGYLNISAPGMREALRVAMLSAGGYNIDAMAPPWGPQWLRMDPFVFAPRLKANNTRLWVAAGSGLPGPADATAPLDIIQGMPLEALALVNTRAFQVRMMSLGANNVTYSFPPVGVHNWRNWESEVYRMIPDLSAHIG is encoded by the coding sequence ATGCGAGGCGTGATCGCGCGCAGAGCGCACGGTGGCCGACCAGGAGTCCGAAGAGCCGGTTCCTGGTTGAAGCGATCGATGCTCCTGTCGCTGGCAGTGCTGCTACCGCTCGGGGCGTCGGTGGCAGGCCCCGGCGCCACGGCGTCGGCGGCATTCAACCCCGCCGGAATCGACTTCTGGGTCGATTCGGAGATGGGGCCGATCAAGTCCCGCGTCTTCCGCGCCGCGGACGGCAACACCAACCGGGTGGTCTACGCCCTGGACGGTATGCGCGCCCGTGGCGACCTGAACGGCTGGGAGATCGAGACCGAGGTCGTCCGTGAGCTGACCAAGTGGAACATCAATGTGGTCATGCCGGTCGGTGGTCCGTCCAGCTTCTACGCCGACTGGAACGGCCCGAGCGATTTCCTCGGCCTCAACACCGGCTCGGCGGGTTCGTCGTCGGGTTCGTCGTCCGGCTCGGCCGCGACCGGCTCCTCCGGCTGGACCGAGACGCTGGGCAAGACCAACACCTACAAGTGGGAAACCTTCCTCACCCAGCACCTGCGCTGGGCGCTGCGGGATCGCCTCGGGTTCAACCCGAACAACAACGGCGTGTTCGGCCTGTCGATGGGCGGTAGTGCCGCGCTGACGCTGGCCGCCTACCACCCGGAGCAGTTCAGCTTCGCCGGCTCCTACTCCGGCTACCTGAACATCTCCGCGCCGGGTATGCGTGAGGCGCTGCGCGTGGCGATGCTGAGCGCCGGTGGTTACAACATCGACGCCATGGCGCCGCCGTGGGGCCCGCAGTGGCTGCGGATGGACCCGTTCGTGTTCGCGCCGCGACTCAAGGCCAACAACACCCGCCTGTGGGTGGCCGCGGGTAGCGGTCTGCCGGGTCCGGCCGACGCCACCGCGCCGCTCGACATCATCCAGGGCATGCCGCTCGAGGCGCTGGCGCTGGTCAACACCCGGGCCTTCCAGGTCCGCATGATGTCGCTGGGCGCCAACAACGTGACCTACAGCTTCCCGCCCGTCGGTGTGCACAACTGGCGTAACTGGGAGTCGGAGGTCTACCGGATGATTCCGGACCTGTCGGCCCACATCGGCTAG
- a CDS encoding alpha/beta hydrolase, translating into MRSARRPGRTTRSGSWVKRAAIGVAAAMLVPMGVSIAGPAAPASAAFNPAGFDFWVDSGMGPIKSRIFRAKDGNTNRVVYALDGLRAPETLSGWEIDTNVAQLLTDWNINVVMPVGGMSSFYADWNAPSSFAGIPPGTGSSSGSGALNALAAGPGKSYRYQWETFLTQNLRWALRDRLGFNPNRNGVFGLSMGGSAALTLAAYHPDQFSFAGSYSGYLNISAPGMREAIRLAMLDAGGYNVDSMAPPWGPQWLRMDPFVFAPRLRDNNTRLWISAGSGLPGPADGPTAGTVNGMALEALALANTRAFQIRMATLGANNVVYSFPNVGIHAWSYWADEVARMTPDLSAHIG; encoded by the coding sequence ATGCGAAGTGCGCGCAGGCCCGGTAGAACGACACGGTCCGGCTCATGGGTGAAGCGAGCGGCGATAGGTGTCGCCGCGGCGATGCTCGTCCCGATGGGGGTATCCATAGCGGGTCCGGCCGCGCCCGCCTCGGCGGCGTTCAACCCGGCCGGTTTCGATTTCTGGGTCGATTCCGGGATGGGGCCGATCAAATCGCGCATCTTCCGCGCCAAGGACGGCAACACCAACCGCGTCGTCTACGCCCTCGACGGGCTGCGCGCTCCCGAGACGCTGAGCGGCTGGGAGATCGATACCAACGTCGCGCAACTGCTCACCGACTGGAACATCAACGTCGTCATGCCGGTCGGCGGCATGTCCAGCTTCTATGCCGATTGGAATGCGCCGAGCAGTTTCGCGGGCATTCCGCCGGGCACCGGTTCGTCCTCGGGTTCGGGTGCGCTCAACGCGCTCGCCGCGGGCCCCGGTAAGAGCTACCGGTACCAGTGGGAAACCTTCCTGACCCAGAATCTGCGCTGGGCGCTGCGCGACCGGCTCGGGTTCAATCCGAACCGCAATGGCGTATTCGGTTTGTCGATGGGCGGAAGTGCGGCGCTGACGCTGGCCGCCTACCACCCGGACCAGTTCAGTTTCGCCGGCTCCTACTCCGGCTACCTCAACATTTCCGCGCCCGGTATGCGTGAGGCGATCCGGCTGGCCATGCTCGACGCCGGCGGCTACAACGTCGACTCGATGGCGCCGCCGTGGGGCCCGCAGTGGCTGCGGATGGACCCGTTCGTGTTCGCCCCCAGGCTGCGCGACAACAACACCCGCCTGTGGATCTCCGCGGGCAGCGGCCTGCCCGGTCCGGCCGACGGCCCCACCGCGGGCACGGTGAACGGTATGGCGCTCGAGGCGCTGGCCCTGGCCAACACCCGCGCCTTCCAGATCAGGATGGCGACCCTCGGCGCCAACAATGTCGTCTATTCGTTCCCGAACGTCGGCATTCACGCCTGGTCGTACTGGGCCGACGAGGTGGCCCGGATGACGCCGGATCTGTCGGCGCATATCGGCTGA
- a CDS encoding alpha/beta hydrolase, producing the protein MRFGRAAAPKRTTGRRGAPRSWRNRILAVGAAALALPIAAGVAAPTAAIAAPVHGPVLRAPAGGYEELLVPSSMGPIKVQVQWAARGGNAALYLLDGLRARDDRNAWSFETNAMQQFANDNITLVMPVGGQSSFYADWYAPSNTNGQKTTYKWETFLTKELPTFLERYGVSRTNNVVAGLSMGGSAALALAAYHRDQFKAAASYSGYLNISAPGMREAIRIAMLDAGRYNVDSMAAPWSPAWLRMDPFVFAPQLRGLPMYISAASGLPGPHDHPNSAIGVFNTGNAMALEALSLVNTRAFQARLSTLGIPAHFDFPAAGTHSWKYWEGQLFASRKMFLDATGAW; encoded by the coding sequence ATGCGTTTCGGCAGGGCGGCCGCCCCGAAGAGGACCACGGGACGGCGAGGCGCGCCTCGCAGTTGGCGTAACCGGATTCTGGCCGTCGGCGCTGCGGCGCTAGCGCTGCCGATCGCCGCGGGTGTGGCTGCTCCGACCGCCGCCATCGCGGCGCCGGTGCACGGTCCCGTGCTGCGGGCCCCCGCCGGTGGTTACGAGGAACTGCTGGTTCCGTCCAGCATGGGTCCGATCAAGGTCCAGGTGCAGTGGGCCGCCCGTGGCGGCAACGCCGCGCTCTACCTGCTCGACGGCCTGCGCGCCCGCGACGACCGCAACGCCTGGTCGTTCGAGACCAACGCGATGCAGCAGTTCGCCAACGACAACATCACCCTGGTGATGCCGGTCGGCGGTCAGTCCAGCTTCTACGCCGACTGGTACGCCCCGTCCAACACCAACGGTCAGAAGACCACCTACAAGTGGGAAACCTTCCTGACCAAGGAGCTGCCGACCTTCCTGGAGCGCTACGGCGTCTCGCGCACCAACAACGTCGTCGCCGGCCTGTCCATGGGTGGTAGCGCCGCCCTGGCCCTGGCCGCCTACCACCGCGATCAGTTCAAGGCCGCCGCGTCCTACTCCGGCTACCTGAACATCTCCGCGCCCGGTATGCGCGAGGCCATCCGCATCGCGATGCTGGACGCCGGCCGCTACAACGTCGACTCGATGGCCGCGCCGTGGAGCCCGGCCTGGCTGCGGATGGACCCGTTCGTGTTCGCGCCGCAGCTGCGCGGCCTGCCGATGTACATTTCGGCGGCCAGCGGCCTGCCCGGCCCGCACGATCACCCGAACTCGGCGATCGGCGTGTTCAACACCGGTAACGCGATGGCCCTCGAGGCGCTGTCGCTGGTGAACACCCGCGCCTTCCAGGCCCGCCTGAGCACCCTGGGCATCCCGGCGCACTTCGACTTCCCGGCTGCCGGTACGCACAGCTGGAAGTACTGGGAGGGCCAGCTGTTCGCCTCCCGCAAGATGTTCCTGGACGCCACCGGCGCCTGGTGA